A segment of the Candidatus Nitrososphaera gargensis Ga9.2 genome:
ACATATCTTATGGTCTCTTTTGAAAAAGATGCCAACCATGAAGAGATTATTACTACAAAGATACTTCCATTTCTAAGAAATGCCGGCAGGCAACAGGGACAATAACAATAATTCTATATCATCATTAAGTTGCTGGCGTTAGCAGCCAGACACAGCAATGCGGCAAAAATAAAAACATGGACAGCGCATTATTGCAAGTGGCAATACTGGATGATTTGAAATCCATTATTGAAAAAGAAATCCACGACCTCAAAGTCAATCTGGAAAGCAACCATTACCAAAAAGGCGAAATGAGTGAGCGGTTGATGTCAAGGATTGCAGACAGGAACGATATGATCAGGATCAACACGTTGCACTGGGTCTTGGACGTTATTGAAAAGCTGGAACAAAAGCGTTGATGAGATCACAGGCGCACATATACGGTTCCGCCGTGCTCCTTTATTTCGTACAGAACCAAGTCGCCGGACTTTCTCCATTCAGGGTTCTGTTCTACCCATGTCTCCTCCTTTTTCCATGACTTCATGTTTTCCAGCTTGCCGGTGAAGACGTTGTACTCGTACCCATGCATGTAGCAGACGATGTTGTCGTCTTTGAATTCCCCTTTTGAAAGCGATGCTCCCCTGTGCGGGCACGAATTGTTGCATGCAAAGAGCTTGCCGTTTCGCCTTCCGACCAGCACGTCAGTGCTGTCTACTCTGAATACCCGCATCGAATCGTCTTTCAGTTCATCGCTCCTGCAGACTGGTCGGTAGTAGCCATCGTTCACGAACTAAAAAGGAGACTGAAGATATAAAAATCAAATTCCCTTTTTTAGAGGTGAATTAGGCTCCCCTGTGCGCCTGTGTGCGGCGACTGGCCAGCAAACTTTCTCCTAAAGTGCCCAGATGGCCTCTTTGACAAAAGTTCTATAAACCATGCTTCATGCTCGACCTCTTCTTGCATTATCCTCTGGGCAATATCGTATGTCCTTGGGTCCTTGCCTGCTGTCATGTCACATACTTCGCCCCATGAGCGGATGGCACACTGCTCTGCTGCCAAGAGCACTTTTAATATTGAATTGATGTCCTCCCAGTTTTCTGGCAGGTATGCATCTGGGCACCCTGCCTGGTCAGCAAACTTCCTTATATCGCGTGGAAGTGCGCCTCCAAGCTCGTACAGGCGTGGGACCATAGCTTCAAAGTGGTTCCTGTCCTCTATCCTGGCATCTTCCACTATTTCTTTTATGCCCTCACCTTCAAGCCCAGTGCAGTGCATCCTCAAGATGGTATAGTAGTAATAGGTCGTGAACTCTGCACCAACTCCTGCAGTAATCAGCTTGATCAGCTTGTCAACGTCAACACCGTTCTTCCTGATGACTTCAAGCGCCACGATGTTTGGCACGTCACCCTTGGTTGTAGGTTTAGACATACTACTAACAGCCTTGAAATATCGGATAAAAGAGTTTCCGAATTTCCTCCCGGTTGTTTGTAATGAAAAGACATACTCGGTAGCAATGTAAAATTCTCTGCAACTCTTAATATCGTTACAGGTGTCGGTAACAGCAGTGCAAAATCGATCGGTCATCAGCAGGCGCAGATATGTTGCTGCAAAAGAGCAGCAGCTGTTGACGCTGGGCGACATCGCTCCTTCTTGGGACGAGCGGCTAAAGCAACTGCCAGTCAGCAAATGGTCGCTCAAATGGCTGAAATGGTATTTTGACATTGCCTCGCGTGAGACCTGCATCGTTGGAGAGGCTTTTGGGCAATCATCGGCATACTGGAACGAGTGTGCAGAATGCAGGACATTTAGCAGGCAGTTTCCCAGGCACTACAAAGCCCTCTCTTACAAGGAACTAGAACGCGACGTCCAGCGCTTTGTTGGTCACTGGAACGAGAAGCACAGGGACGTCGAGAATAATAGGCGCTGCCTCAGGTGGTTTGACAGCTTTGTGAGGTCCGATGGCTACATACGCACCCTGCAATAAAACCCATTTATTTTTTGATGCTGATGATGTGCATAGATCCGATTTGCGCAGGCCGGTTCCCATTGTCGATTACAATTCACCTGATTCGCAAAAGGCTATCGAGATCCTCCGCGGCAAGAGCATTGAATTTGTAGAGTATGACATTAGCAAGTTTGAGACGAGCTGCTGCGGCGAACTGTCCATTACTATCGCGCCTTCCGTGTTTGCTCCAGAAGGCTTTTTCAAAGGGCTTGAATGGGTCGTGCAATATGCATCTTCTGAAAGAAAAGGCGATCTGCCGCTTGAAGAGTCGGAAAGCGTCTACTGGTAGAAATATGCAGCCTGCCCAAGACCAAAGGCATTTAAGAACTGGCTTGCACTATAGCGGTGCGGTCAAATGGTGTCAAATATCCGCAGAGCAGCCATAATAACAAAGATGGACAGCAGCGAAGCAAGCGCTGCAGCTAGCAAGGTCGCCAGGCTGCTCGGCGAGTCCAAGGTCAAGGTCTACAGCGTGCTCCCGCTGGAAGTCACCGGCGCGGCGCCTGTCAGCCAAGAAAAGCTGAAAGATACGGAACTTGACCTTGTGTTTGCTATAGGCGGCGACGGGACCACACTCAGAGCCTTTCGTACAATACCTAGCAAGGTCCCCCTCTTTAGCATAAACAGTGGCGGCCATAGGGGCATACTGTCTGAAATCGGCGCTGATTCCATCGAGCAGGCCGTCCACGCCATACTTGGTGGCAAGTACTTTTACGATTCGCGCACAAGGATACAGGCGACTATCAATGGC
Coding sequences within it:
- the dps gene encoding DNA protection during starvation protein, whose amino-acid sequence is MSKPTTKGDVPNIVALEVIRKNGVDVDKLIKLITAGVGAEFTTYYYYTILRMHCTGLEGEGIKEIVEDARIEDRNHFEAMVPRLYELGGALPRDIRKFADQAGCPDAYLPENWEDINSILKVLLAAEQCAIRSWGEVCDMTAGKDPRTYDIAQRIMQEEVEHEAWFIELLSKRPSGHFRRKFAGQSPHTGAQGSLIHL
- a CDS encoding thioredoxin domain-containing protein gives rise to the protein MHRSDLRRPVPIVDYNSPDSQKAIEILRGKSIEFVEYDISKFETSCCGELSITIAPSVFAPEGFFKGLEWVVQYASSERKGDLPLEESESVYW
- a CDS encoding Rieske (2Fe-2S) protein, which gives rise to MNDGYYRPVCRSDELKDDSMRVFRVDSTDVLVGRRNGKLFACNNSCPHRGASLSKGEFKDDNIVCYMHGYEYNVFTGKLENMKSWKKEETWVEQNPEWRKSGDLVLYEIKEHGGTVYVRL